The following proteins are encoded in a genomic region of Pelodictyon phaeoclathratiforme BU-1:
- the queF gene encoding preQ(1) synthase, producing the protein MKKDLLELFDNSFPDRDYTIEIVNAEFTSVCPKTGLPDFGTITIRYVPDKSCIELKSLKYYFLEFRNAGIFYENITNRILDDLVTLLQPRSLSVITEWRARGGITETVSVNYSQTL; encoded by the coding sequence ATGAAAAAAGATCTTCTTGAACTCTTCGATAACAGCTTCCCCGACAGAGACTACACCATTGAAATCGTCAATGCGGAATTTACCTCCGTCTGCCCCAAAACCGGACTTCCTGATTTCGGAACCATTACCATCCGCTACGTGCCCGATAAAAGCTGCATTGAACTGAAATCGCTGAAATACTATTTTCTTGAGTTCCGCAACGCAGGCATTTTCTACGAAAATATCACCAACAGGATCCTTGACGATCTTGTTACCCTGCTTCAGCCAAGATCGCTCAGCGTGATAACCGAATGGAGAGCAAGAGGCGGAATAACCGAAACCGTGAGCGTCAACTACAGTCAAACACTCTGA
- a CDS encoding type II toxin-antitoxin system Phd/YefM family antitoxin, with translation MKLSERVRPISYLKSHAAEIVRDFEENRSPLIVTQNGEAKIVVMDIRTYEEQIETMAFLKLINLGKKDISEGNFQSVEDFFADMEKEEG, from the coding sequence ATGAAACTATCAGAAAGGGTACGCCCGATATCATACCTTAAGTCACATGCTGCCGAAATTGTAAGGGACTTTGAAGAAAACCGGAGCCCGCTGATTGTCACGCAGAATGGGGAAGCGAAGATTGTCGTCATGGACATCCGTACTTACGAAGAACAGATTGAAACCATGGCTTTTCTGAAGCTTATCAACCTTGGCAAAAAAGATATTTCCGAGGGGAATTTTCAAAGTGTTGAGGATTTTTTTGCTGATATGGAGAAGGAGGAGGGATAG
- a CDS encoding class I SAM-dependent methyltransferase — protein sequence MGISRDGEGLELQRLYDTLAAEYDLAETSYIFGEQPFRFLSVLDSYALLDRISPEEFVKDEQMPYWAEIWPSAITLSSFIADELPLEGLRVIEIGAGVGMASVVAAWKGASVLATDYSLEALRFVRYNALKNRVKLESERLDWRLVQCSERFDLLFAADVLYERVNLLPIVTAIDKLLKPDGVAYLADPRRRLAEQFLELAAENNFLITPFQRKYSGGSKTVAVNIYKMQRQSTDR from the coding sequence ATGGGAATATCCAGAGATGGCGAGGGTTTGGAACTGCAACGGCTCTACGATACGTTGGCAGCGGAGTATGATCTTGCTGAAACCAGCTATATCTTTGGTGAGCAGCCATTCCGTTTTCTGAGTGTTCTCGACAGTTATGCACTTCTTGACCGGATTTCACCTGAAGAGTTTGTCAAGGATGAGCAGATGCCTTATTGGGCGGAAATATGGCCATCAGCAATAACACTCTCCTCATTTATTGCCGATGAGCTTCCGCTTGAAGGATTGCGCGTGATTGAAATCGGAGCCGGTGTCGGTATGGCTTCGGTTGTTGCAGCCTGGAAAGGCGCCAGTGTTCTGGCTACAGACTACTCGCTTGAAGCGCTTCGGTTTGTCCGTTATAATGCCTTGAAAAACAGGGTGAAGCTTGAAAGTGAGAGGCTCGACTGGAGGCTTGTGCAGTGCAGTGAGCGCTTTGATCTTCTTTTTGCTGCCGACGTGCTTTATGAGCGGGTGAACCTGCTTCCCATTGTCACGGCGATTGATAAACTGCTTAAACCCGATGGCGTTGCTTATCTTGCCGATCCGCGAAGAAGGCTCGCTGAGCAGTTTCTTGAGCTGGCTGCTGAAAATAATTTCCTGATAACCCCATTTCAGAGGAAGTACAGTGGAGGCTCAAAAACAGTTGCGGTGAATATTTATAAAATGCAACGGCAATCAACCGATAGATGA
- a CDS encoding photosystem P840 reaction-center cytochrome c-551: MDNKSNGKLVALAAGGAVLMGALFFGLSFLTGYTLPAANLSEALTPLSSFAGWFLLIFCSSLIIMGLGKMSARISSKWFLSFPLSIIAIVAVMFASLWFRPSGILMSTTGRTVTLDGKYIRSVDELTAYLSKPVLSANVPVAPAGFDFDAAKALWNDKCNACHTQESTMDVFRTKYKKTGKIDIIVKRMQAYPTSKMTDEDSRIIMMYMNEKL; the protein is encoded by the coding sequence ATGGACAACAAATCAAATGGTAAGCTTGTTGCTTTAGCCGCAGGCGGGGCTGTCTTAATGGGGGCTTTGTTTTTCGGGTTGTCATTTTTAACCGGGTATACGTTACCGGCAGCAAATCTTTCCGAGGCGCTGACTCCGTTAAGTTCCTTTGCAGGGTGGTTTTTGCTGATTTTCTGTTCCTCGCTTATCATCATGGGACTTGGCAAGATGTCGGCGAGAATCAGTTCAAAGTGGTTTTTAAGTTTTCCTCTCAGTATCATTGCCATTGTTGCGGTGATGTTTGCTTCGCTCTGGTTTCGTCCGTCAGGTATCCTGATGTCTACCACGGGCCGTACCGTTACGCTTGATGGCAAGTATATCCGTTCCGTTGATGAGTTGACAGCCTATCTCTCAAAGCCTGTCTTGTCGGCAAACGTTCCTGTTGCTCCTGCCGGTTTCGACTTCGATGCGGCAAAGGCTCTCTGGAATGATAAGTGTAATGCCTGTCACACGCAGGAGTCCACAATGGATGTCTTCAGAACCAAGTACAAGAAGACTGGTAAGATTGATATCATTGTCAAACGTATGCAGGCTTATCCGACATCGAAAATGACGGATGAGGATTCCAGAATCATTATGATGTATATGAACGAAAAGCTCTGA
- a CDS encoding phosphoenolpyruvate carboxylase: MITTTSSVIDFEKAERDFLFLLLCFQEVLRDLGEDELAEHLPSENRSIPLERYPNSERALQAFSIFFQLLNMAEENSAAQNRRMLEAEQGLAHLTGLWGRTLLRFRERGITEKEIGNLLPEVSIDAVLTAHPTEAKRKTVLEQHRQLYLLLVQRENQMWTPLEKLDIRNEIKVVIERLWRTGEILFEKPEVSDERRNVIHYLHNIFPEVLPMLDKRLLQAWRDTGFHTASLSDPRNLPRLSFGSWVGGDRDGHPLVTAEVTEETLGDMRQNALALVLRHLRQLASKLSFSERLQPPGKELLLRIETLCQKLGDKSIAAMQRNRHEPWRQFLNLMIASLPLEADRSGALHIAVESDRYGSSDELLEDLSLLRQSLLDVGAQHIADTEVVPVYRIVQTFGFHLGKLDIRQNSHFHDLALSQLMTASGLNGNDFLEWDEPARRAFLDRELQSPRPFTHPDMSVGAEAETLLACYKVLLNHCKMYGTDGIGSLIVSMTRNASDLLVIYLFAREVGLMTPFGDGDACILPVVPLFETIEDLQKSPAILQEFLHHPVTQRSLQYQKTKAGKTKAVQKVMIGYSDSNKDGGIFASTWALYRAQEALLEAAEKSNTDILFFHGRGGSISRGAGPTHRFIKAQPHGSFHAGICFTEQGETIAQKYANRISAVYNLELFMAGVASAMIRQRKNEKRAHPLEAVMDMLSEKSNQAYRKLIEAEGFLAFFREATPIDIIESSRIGSRPSRRSGQTSLKDLRAIPWVFSWNQARFSLSGWYGVGSALEHLHTTNPDTFDEIRVRSHAWPPLRYIISNADTSMASADLQIMHQYAELVGDSTIREHILGMIEAEYHRTKKYIELLFAEPLEIQRMNVNKFIAPRREGLEILHRQQIKLLKEWRKLKESDRAEEAESILHELFLTINAISGGLRTTG; the protein is encoded by the coding sequence ATGATCACCACAACCAGCAGTGTCATCGATTTCGAAAAAGCGGAACGCGACTTTCTTTTTCTCCTCCTCTGTTTTCAGGAGGTACTGCGCGACCTTGGAGAAGATGAACTTGCAGAGCACCTTCCCTCGGAAAACAGGAGTATCCCTCTTGAACGCTATCCCAACAGTGAACGCGCCCTTCAGGCGTTTTCCATTTTTTTTCAACTTCTCAATATGGCTGAAGAGAACTCGGCGGCCCAGAACCGACGCATGCTCGAAGCTGAACAGGGGTTGGCGCACCTCACCGGGCTCTGGGGGAGAACCCTGCTGCGCTTCAGAGAGCGTGGAATCACAGAAAAGGAGATCGGTAACCTGCTGCCGGAGGTCTCCATCGACGCCGTTCTGACCGCACATCCAACCGAAGCAAAACGAAAAACCGTTCTTGAACAGCACCGTCAGCTCTACCTGCTTCTGGTACAGCGGGAAAACCAGATGTGGACACCACTGGAAAAACTCGACATCCGCAATGAGATCAAGGTGGTCATAGAACGGCTTTGGAGAACCGGAGAGATCCTTTTCGAAAAGCCCGAGGTATCGGATGAGAGACGGAATGTTATTCACTACCTCCACAATATCTTTCCTGAAGTCTTGCCGATGCTCGACAAACGCCTCCTGCAGGCATGGCGGGATACCGGATTTCATACAGCCAGCCTTTCTGATCCGCGCAACCTCCCCCGCCTCAGCTTCGGCAGTTGGGTAGGAGGCGACCGTGATGGCCATCCGCTCGTCACTGCCGAAGTGACCGAAGAGACCCTTGGCGATATGCGCCAGAACGCTTTGGCACTTGTTCTGCGCCATCTCAGGCAACTCGCATCAAAATTAAGTTTCAGCGAAAGACTCCAGCCACCGGGCAAAGAGCTTCTCCTTCGCATCGAAACGCTCTGTCAAAAACTGGGTGATAAAAGTATTGCGGCCATGCAGCGAAACCGCCACGAGCCATGGCGCCAGTTCCTCAACCTGATGATTGCCTCACTTCCGCTTGAAGCTGACAGATCGGGAGCCCTGCATATCGCCGTTGAATCAGATCGATATGGCAGTTCGGATGAGCTCCTTGAAGATCTTTCGCTGCTGCGTCAGTCACTGCTCGACGTCGGAGCGCAGCACATCGCCGACACGGAGGTCGTACCGGTCTACCGGATTGTGCAGACCTTCGGCTTCCATCTTGGCAAACTTGATATCCGTCAGAACAGCCACTTTCACGATCTTGCACTCTCCCAGCTCATGACAGCCTCGGGCCTGAACGGCAACGATTTTCTGGAATGGGATGAGCCAGCAAGAAGAGCCTTCCTTGACCGGGAACTCCAGTCACCCCGTCCCTTTACCCATCCCGACATGAGCGTCGGTGCTGAAGCCGAAACCCTGCTTGCCTGCTACAAGGTCTTGCTCAACCACTGTAAAATGTACGGCACCGACGGAATCGGCTCCCTCATTGTCAGCATGACCCGAAATGCCTCTGACCTGCTTGTCATCTATCTCTTTGCCCGCGAAGTTGGACTGATGACCCCATTCGGAGATGGAGATGCCTGCATCCTCCCCGTTGTCCCGCTCTTTGAAACCATTGAAGATCTTCAAAAAAGCCCGGCGATACTCCAGGAATTCCTTCATCACCCTGTGACACAACGGAGTCTTCAATACCAGAAAACAAAAGCCGGAAAAACAAAAGCGGTTCAAAAGGTGATGATCGGATACAGCGACAGCAACAAAGATGGAGGGATTTTTGCAAGCACATGGGCGCTCTACCGGGCCCAGGAAGCACTGCTTGAAGCCGCCGAAAAAAGCAATACCGATATTCTGTTTTTTCATGGTCGAGGCGGCAGCATCAGCCGGGGCGCAGGCCCGACACACCGCTTTATCAAGGCGCAACCCCACGGCTCATTCCATGCCGGCATCTGCTTTACCGAACAGGGTGAGACCATTGCGCAGAAATATGCCAACCGCATCAGCGCTGTCTATAATCTCGAACTCTTCATGGCCGGAGTTGCCAGCGCCATGATCAGGCAGCGAAAAAACGAAAAAAGAGCACACCCGCTCGAAGCGGTCATGGATATGCTCTCCGAAAAAAGCAACCAGGCCTACCGAAAACTGATCGAGGCTGAAGGTTTTCTTGCCTTTTTCCGTGAAGCAACCCCTATTGATATTATTGAATCATCAAGAATAGGATCACGCCCCTCCAGACGAAGCGGCCAGACAAGCCTCAAAGACCTGCGGGCCATTCCCTGGGTCTTCAGTTGGAACCAGGCCCGATTTTCCCTCTCGGGATGGTATGGCGTAGGCTCTGCACTTGAGCATTTGCACACCACAAACCCGGATACCTTCGATGAAATCCGCGTTCGCAGCCACGCCTGGCCGCCGCTCCGCTATATCATCAGCAATGCCGACACGAGTATGGCATCAGCCGACTTGCAGATCATGCACCAGTACGCCGAACTGGTTGGCGACAGCACCATCCGGGAGCACATCCTCGGCATGATTGAGGCCGAATACCACCGGACAAAAAAATACATCGAGCTGCTCTTCGCCGAGCCTCTTGAAATCCAGCGCATGAATGTCAACAAATTCATCGCCCCCCGTCGTGAAGGACTGGAAATACTGCACCGGCAACAGATCAAGCTCCTCAAAGAGTGGCGCAAACTCAAGGAGAGTGACCGAGCGGAAGAGGCGGAGAGCATCCTGCACGAACTTTTCCTGACCATCAACGCTATATCGGGAGGGTTGAGAACTACGGGATAA